Sequence from the Candidatus Edwardsbacteria bacterium RifOxyA12_full_54_48 genome:
CGGACGGCACCCGGAGATATTATCGCGAGAAGTGCCAGTATTATAAAAGGTACGGCATAGAGGATCTTTTATATTTCGACCTGAACAGGGAATACGATCCGGCTAAGACCGAAGAACTGCTGGCCTGTGATGCCATTCATCTATCCGGCGGTGATCCGTTCCAGTTTTTGGGATCTATCAGAAAACGAAAATTTGGGCCGGTGCTGAAAGAATATCTGAATAAAGGCGGCATACTGCTGGGCATCAGCGCCGGGGCCATAGTGCTGACCCCCAGCATCAACATCTCGCATGTCTTTTATAGATCCCGGACCGACCAGCATCAGGCGGTGAGCCTGGTGGATTTTCACTTTTTGCCGCACTGGAACTTGCGGCAAGACCAAGTGGATGCCGTTAAAAAGTTCTCCATAGATAACCAAGCCATGGTCTATGCCTGCCAGGACGGGGACGGGATGGTGGTCCACGACGGCAATATAGAATTGGTGGGAAATGTGGTGAGGATAGAGAAGGGAAAGGCTTTTGTAAATAATGAATGATTCTGAGATCAAACAATATTGGGAAGAAAATGCCGAGGCTTGGACGGCTCTTTCCCGGGCCGGGTATGACGTATACCGTGATCATGTTAACGCTCCAGCTTTCTTGAAGATGTTGCCCTTGGTCAAAGGCCAGAAGGGGATGGATATCGGATGTGGTGAAGGACATAACACAAGGCTAGTGGCCCAGCAGGGTGCAATCTTAACAGGAATAGATATATCGGAAGCTTTTATAAAGCAAGCTATAAGCAAGGAGACGGAGCACCCTTTGGGAATAAAGTACCAGGTTTCCTCGGGACAGAAAATGGATTTCACTGAAGGAAGCTTCGATTTCTGCATGGCCACAATGAGTTTAATGGACATGGCTGATCCGATAAAGGCCATAGGTGAAGCATATCGGGTTCTTAAACCAGGCGGGTTTTTCCAATTTTCGATATCGCATCCCTGTTTTGCCACCCCGAAATGGAAATGGCTAAGGGACGAGTCCGGCCGGAAATCAGCTTTAGCCTGCGGTGATTATTTCCTTCAACCCAAGGATAGTATCGAAAAATGGATATTTGGAGCGGCTCCGGATGAAGAAAAGAAAAAATACCCACTTTTCAAGACCCCTCGTTTTACATTGATCTTGAGCAATTGGATCAACTTCTTGATAAAGGCCGGATTTACAATAGAAGAACTTTGCGAACCGTATCCCGATGAAGAAACCGCCAATAAGTGTCCGGATGTGGCCGATGCCTCCATTGTGGCATATTTTTTAATCATACGTTGCAGGAAACCATGAATTGTATAATCATCTATTCCACCTTTCCTTCCCGGGAGCTGGCCGAAAGAACGGCCCGCACCCTGCTGGAGGAACAATTAGTGGCCGGGGCCAATATGGTTCAGGCCGAATCCCTGTTCCGCTGGCAGGGGAAGATCGAGCAGCGGGCCGAATGGGCGGTGTTCTTTCAGGCCGAGCGGAATTTTTACAAACGGATAGAATCACGCATCAAACAACTGCATTCCGACCAGACCCCCCAGATCGTGATGTGGAAGATGAAGGACGGATACGTTCCGTTTCTCAACTGGGTGATCGACCAGACCAGCCGCCCGGTGCTGAAAAGGGAGCGGAGGGATAAGGGCAAAGAGTTCCGGAAGAAGAAGTCCGAGCTGTTGAAGGGAAGAAAAAAAGATGGAACGGCAAGCTGAACCTGCCATTTTCAGCGAAGAGCAGCGGTTTGGCCAAGTCTGGCTGTGGATCATCATACTCGGAATGGATGTTTTTTTCTTCACATTGTTTTTTGCGCAGTTTTTAGGTCCGGTACGGCCTCAAACCAGCGGACCTGCCGACTGGTTCGGTTTGATCCTGGTCTCCCTGCTGTGCCTTGGCATAACCGGGCTATTTGTTTACCTAAAGTTGATCACCCGGGTCACCAGCCAGGGCCTCTCCATCCAATTCTTGCCACTCCATAGGAAACCTGCAGTAATATCATTTTCGGATATCAGTGAATGTTCAATTCGCACCTACCGGCCGATAATGGAATACGGCGGGTGGGGGATCAAGCGGGGGATCGGAGGGCTGGCCTACAATGTTTCAGGAAACCAGGGGTTGCAATTGGTTCTTACCGATGGCAGAAAAATATTGATCGGGACCCAGAAGCCGGAACAATTTATTAACGCAATGAGCTCAGCCGGGAAAATCAAAAGGATACAAGATGGAGTGTAATAAGATAAATAACCTAAAAAGCTGCAACTGCAGCTACCAGCCGTGCTCCCGCAAGGGGGTCTGCTGCGAATGTATAGCCTATCACCGGGCCATGGACCAGCTGCCGGCCTGTTATTTCTCGGAAAAAATTGAAAGAAGCTGCGACCGATCAATAGAAGCCTTCATCAAGGATCAGAAACGTTGAGAATAGACCAAAGCTGGTATGTCAAGCCGCCGGGTATAGCCGAGCATACCTCCTGTGGCGGGGTGGTGGTCAGAAAGGTTGGAGATCGGATCCTGGTGGCGCTGGTCACCGAGCCGGGATTTAAGGAATACATCCTTCCCAAGGGCCATGTTGAATCCGGGGAGAATCTGGAGCAGGCCGCCCGGCGGGAGATAGCCGAAGAAGCGGGCTTCACGGAGTTAAAGCTGGTTAAAAGCCTGGGATCGATCGGACGCTTGGATTTCCGGAAACGCTCCTGGGGCACCATGCACTACTTTCTATTCACCACCAGTCAGGAGGAGACCAGCCCCAGCGATCCGGAACACCAGTACATCGTGAAATGGTTTCCGATAGATGCCCTGCCCGAAATGTTCTGGCCGGAGCAGGGAGCGCTGATAGAAGATAATACCGATATGATCAGAAAGATTTTTGAATAATATGCTGGGTACAGTCGTCAACACCGGAGCCATAATTGCAGGAAGCGTCCTGGGGCTCTTGCTGCATCGGAAACTATCGGCCCGATATTCCGAGATAGTAATGAAAGCCATCGGCCTGTTCACCATCGTCATCGGGCTGGATCTGGCCTTTAAGAGCAACCGGATGCTGCCGGTACTTATATCACTGGTTTTGGGAGGACTGCTAGGCGAATTATTGAAGCTGGACGAAAAACTGGAATCGTTGGGTCGAAAACTCAGGGAAAGATATTCCCGGGATGCCGGTTCGTCTTTCGTGCCGGGATTTGTGGCCAGCGCGCTGCTGTTCTGCGTCGGACCCCTGGCCATAGTGGGCAGCCTGGAGAGCGGACTTAGGGCGGACCATACCGTGCTATTCACCAAATCGCTGATGGATGGCATTGCTTCGGTTGCTCTGGCCTCGGCCATGGGCCTGGGTGTGATATTCTCGGCCGGGACGGTCCTGGTATATCAGGGATTGCTGACAGTGACAGCCATAATATTCAAGGGACTGTTGCCAATGCCCTATGTCAACCTGATGTCGGCGGTGGGTGGGATACTGCTGCTGGGGGTGGCCCTCAACCTGATACTTGACATAAAATTGAAAGTGGCCAACCTGCTTCCGGCCATTTTTATTTCGCCGTTGGTCTTGAAGATCGCTTTGATGATAGTCACGATAAAATAACCATGGAAAAAGACAGCAGGATAAATACCGAAAATCTCCGCGCCATCGCCCTGGATGAGGGGATGGCCGTCTTCGGCGTGGCCGAGCTTGACCCCATCAGACAAACATTTCACCCCGATATCGTCCGGGCCGCCGAAGGGCTAAAATACGGAATATCAATAGGCTTCCGTCTTTCCGATCCCACCCTAGACGATATTGCCGACCGGCCCACCCTGTTGTATAAGCACCACTACAAGGTGGCCAACTATACGTTGGACAGGGCCGGGGCCAGGCTGGAAGCCTGCATCCAATCCAACGGTTATAAAGCCCTGCCCATTCCGGCCTCGCAGACCATAGACTGGGAGAAGCACCTGGGCCACCTGTCCCACAAGGCCGTGGCGGTTCAGGCCGGCTTGGGATGGATAGGAAAGTCGGCCCTGTTCATCCATTCCGAACACCGGGCCCGGC
This genomic interval carries:
- a CDS encoding ADP-ribose pyrophosphatase yields the protein MRIDQSWYVKPPGIAEHTSCGGVVVRKVGDRILVALVTEPGFKEYILPKGHVESGENLEQAARREIAEEAGFTELKLVKSLGSIGRLDFRKRSWGTMHYFLFTTSQEETSPSDPEHQYIVKWFPIDALPEMFWPEQGALIEDNTDMIRKIFE
- a CDS encoding methyltransferase translates to MNDSEIKQYWEENAEAWTALSRAGYDVYRDHVNAPAFLKMLPLVKGQKGMDIGCGEGHNTRLVAQQGAILTGIDISEAFIKQAISKETEHPLGIKYQVSSGQKMDFTEGSFDFCMATMSLMDMADPIKAIGEAYRVLKPGGFFQFSISHPCFATPKWKWLRDESGRKSALACGDYFLQPKDSIEKWIFGAAPDEEKKKYPLFKTPRFTLILSNWINFLIKAGFTIEELCEPYPDEETANKCPDVADASIVAYFLIIRCRKP